The Fulvivirga ligni genome window below encodes:
- a CDS encoding SRPBCC family protein: protein MEQSIVKDKKQKDNYTISIEVSQTPQEVYDAINNVRAWWSEEIEGPTDELNREWFYHYKDIHLCKMKVVDLQPGQKVVWEVIENSFQFVDDENEWVGNHLIFNIEALEHGTKLTFTQEGLTAFNECFNVCRDGWNNYVGNSLYKLITTGKGEPNPKEGDGYNKELADKWHLN, encoded by the coding sequence ATGGAACAATCAATAGTAAAGGATAAAAAGCAAAAAGATAATTATACCATAAGTATAGAGGTAAGTCAAACTCCTCAAGAGGTTTATGACGCTATTAATAATGTACGTGCCTGGTGGTCAGAGGAAATTGAGGGACCAACGGATGAGCTGAATAGGGAATGGTTTTACCATTATAAGGATATCCATCTTTGCAAGATGAAAGTGGTAGACCTTCAGCCGGGCCAAAAAGTGGTTTGGGAAGTGATTGAAAATAGTTTTCAATTTGTAGATGACGAAAATGAATGGGTGGGAAACCATCTGATCTTCAATATTGAAGCATTAGAGCATGGCACTAAACTTACCTTTACACAGGAAGGACTCACAGCATTTAATGAATGTTTTAATGTGTGCCGAGATGGTTGGAATAACTATGTTGGAAACAGCTTATATAAGTTGATAACCACCGGAAAAGGTGAGCCTAATCCGAAAGAAGGTGACGGATATAATAAAGA
- a CDS encoding SRPBCC family protein codes for MQTQDLKTQKQGARVADSFTYSFESPQSAHEVFEFVRNVRNWWVGIFDETITGNSQNLGDEFEFLAGDGVHKTKQKLALLQQDEKVMWEVLECRLSFLSKMDEWIGTHFGFEIADLGEKTKVTFIHDGLVPKFECYGNCSGAWTQYLNALKSKLS; via the coding sequence ATGCAAACACAAGATCTAAAAACACAGAAACAAGGAGCCCGCGTGGCTGACAGTTTCACCTATAGTTTTGAAAGCCCTCAGTCGGCTCATGAAGTATTTGAGTTTGTAAGAAATGTAAGGAACTGGTGGGTAGGAATTTTTGATGAAACCATCACGGGTAATAGCCAGAATTTAGGTGATGAATTTGAGTTCCTGGCAGGAGATGGTGTGCATAAAACCAAGCAAAAGCTGGCATTACTGCAGCAAGATGAGAAAGTGATGTGGGAAGTGCTTGAATGCAGGCTCAGTTTTTTATCAAAAATGGATGAATGGATAGGTACTCATTTCGGCTTTGAGATAGCTGATTTGGGTGAGAAAACAAAAGTGACATTTATCCATGATGGTCTGGTGCCAAAATTTGAATGTTATGGTAACTGTTCAGGTGCCTGGACTCAATACTTAAATGCTCTAAAATCTAAGCTCAGTTAA
- a CDS encoding GlxA family transcriptional regulator — protein MKTLVILVPNGQNNLSSIVGTYKIFDRANTCMEKQGQEPMFNIILAGTSKHVDFHGSLFTVNIQKYISEIDQADLIIIPSLNHNFKKALEGNDELIAWVRTQYKKGSEIASICTGAFILAATGIMSGKSCSTHWSVAEDFRLMFPAINLQPEMLITDENGIYTNGGGFSFLNLALYLIEKFYGREIALFCAKVFQIDVSRNTQSEFSIFNGQKLHDDLVIQEAQQYLEENYQEKFSIDSLASRYSIGRRSFDRRFKKATSFTPLEYLQHVKVEAAKKAFENTRQNISEVMYEVGYNDTKAFREVFSKITGLSPIDYRMKYNKEKALIVGA, from the coding sequence ATGAAGACGCTAGTTATACTTGTACCTAATGGGCAGAACAATCTGAGCAGCATTGTAGGTACTTATAAAATCTTTGACAGGGCAAACACCTGTATGGAAAAGCAAGGCCAGGAGCCTATGTTCAATATAATTCTGGCCGGCACAAGTAAACATGTAGATTTTCATGGTAGTCTTTTTACTGTTAATATTCAAAAATATATTAGCGAAATAGATCAGGCCGACCTTATCATTATACCTTCATTAAATCATAACTTCAAAAAGGCCCTTGAAGGAAATGATGAATTAATTGCCTGGGTAAGAACTCAATACAAAAAAGGATCTGAAATAGCGAGCATCTGCACAGGAGCCTTCATATTGGCGGCGACAGGTATTATGTCTGGCAAAAGTTGCTCCACCCACTGGTCCGTGGCCGAAGATTTTCGTCTTATGTTTCCGGCAATCAACTTGCAACCAGAAATGTTGATTACTGATGAAAATGGCATCTACACTAATGGTGGCGGCTTCTCATTTCTCAACCTGGCCTTGTATCTGATTGAGAAATTTTATGGAAGAGAAATCGCTTTATTCTGTGCTAAAGTTTTTCAAATTGATGTTTCAAGAAACACTCAATCTGAATTCTCCATATTCAATGGTCAGAAACTACATGATGACCTTGTGATACAGGAGGCACAACAATACCTGGAAGAAAACTACCAGGAAAAGTTTTCAATTGACTCTCTCGCATCGCGCTATAGTATAGGCAGGCGCAGCTTTGACCGCAGATTTAAAAAAGCTACTAGCTTCACCCCTCTGGAATATTTACAGCATGTAAAGGTGGAAGCAGCAAAAAAAGCCTTTGAAAACACAAGACAAAACATTAGCGAAGTCATGTATGAGGTCGGCTATAATGACACGAAGGCGTTTAGAGAGGTGTTCAGCAAAATAACCGGACTAAGTCCTATCGATTATCGAATGAAATACAATAAGGAAAAAGCTTTGATTGTAGGCGCTTAA
- a CDS encoding DUF1801 domain-containing protein, which yields MSVTPAVAQRRAGVSTIQYFQTNDAIDLQIAALSTFEAWMSYYLCFNNYTRLMNTESQITAYLKSQPESTAGEMQKLHDIILEMMPGAPLWFLDGKNDEGKVVSNPSIGYGAYTIHYANGKTRDFYQIGMSANTTGISIYIMGLDDKKYLANNFGKSIGKAKVTGYCIHFKSLEVIDLEVLKEAIHAGIKFHQNVEN from the coding sequence TTGAGCGTCACTCCGGCCGTAGCGCAGCGAAGAGCCGGAGTCTCTACTATTCAGTACTTCCAAACCAATGACGCAATCGACCTTCAGATTGCTGCATTAAGCACGTTTGAAGCATGGATGTCTTATTATCTTTGTTTTAATAATTATACCAGACTTATGAACACAGAATCCCAAATCACAGCATACCTTAAATCACAGCCTGAATCAACGGCTGGTGAAATGCAGAAGCTGCACGATATTATCCTGGAAATGATGCCAGGAGCTCCACTTTGGTTTCTAGATGGTAAGAATGATGAAGGAAAGGTGGTTTCTAATCCAAGTATAGGCTATGGTGCTTACACCATTCATTATGCTAATGGCAAAACGCGAGATTTTTATCAAATAGGAATGAGTGCTAACACCACCGGAATATCTATTTATATTATGGGGTTAGATGATAAAAAGTATCTGGCCAATAACTTCGGTAAAAGTATAGGTAAAGCAAAGGTTACGGGCTATTGCATTCATTTTAAGTCGCTGGAAGTGATTGACTTAGAGGTATTGAAGGAAGCAATTCATGCCGGAATCAAATTCCATCAAAATGTTGAAAACTGA
- a CDS encoding FMN-dependent NADH-azoreductase, with product MKTLLRIDCSARTEGSHSRSLADYFEENWRAVNPEAKVKYRDLAMQSLPHIQNKTIEGFFTPQEYMTAELRDALALSDELIEELVTADEVLISSPLYNLNVPSCLKAYLDQVVRIGRTFGMNEKGYYGLLNDKTAHVVTVKGGAYRGTPMEQLDFQEQYLQVILRHMGIVEQNHFSLEGTTDANILKKNELVTKGKIDALFQRQILQTG from the coding sequence ATGAAAACATTACTAAGAATTGATTGCAGTGCTCGAACTGAGGGCTCACATTCGCGGTCGCTAGCCGATTATTTTGAGGAAAATTGGAGAGCGGTTAATCCTGAGGCAAAGGTGAAATACCGGGATTTGGCTATGCAGAGTTTGCCTCATATCCAAAACAAAACCATTGAAGGCTTTTTCACGCCACAAGAGTACATGACAGCTGAACTAAGAGATGCCCTGGCCTTATCAGATGAATTGATAGAAGAGTTGGTCACCGCAGATGAAGTGCTGATCAGCAGTCCGTTATATAATTTAAATGTACCTTCTTGCCTTAAAGCCTACCTGGATCAGGTGGTGAGGATTGGGCGAACTTTTGGTATGAACGAAAAAGGCTATTATGGTCTTTTGAATGATAAAACAGCTCATGTTGTAACGGTGAAAGGTGGAGCTTATAGAGGCACACCCATGGAACAGTTAGATTTTCAGGAACAGTATCTTCAGGTAATTTTAAGGCATATGGGAATTGTGGAGCAGAATCATTTTTCATTGGAGGGAACTACCGATGCCAATATTTTGAAGAAAAATGAACTGGTGACCAAAGGCAAGATTGATGCTTTGTTTCAACGGCAAATTTTGCAAACTGGCTAA
- a CDS encoding sigma-70 family RNA polymerase sigma factor yields MNYENYRHRLFPFAYNILGSAEDAKDAIQDVLIKYHALDKEDIRNEEGFLIKLTVNHAINLKNRKSKMIADKVWLPEPVSTENMAFNIDREMILSYSLLVLLEKLTARERAVFVLKEAFDYSHQEMAETFGFSVENSRKLLSRAKSKLTDYKTERRFNKPVDNSFIEKYVYAMKEADIDALEKLLSEDILLAADGGEDIKVVRELTTGVRAASKLLLYVYKAFLNGLEFKVGQVNHQPAIFFYQNGGLYNCQVFEVEAGKIKGIYSIIDPSKLGQEV; encoded by the coding sequence TTGAACTACGAGAACTACCGCCACAGGCTGTTTCCATTCGCTTATAACATATTAGGCTCTGCGGAAGATGCAAAGGATGCTATTCAGGATGTGCTGATAAAATATCATGCTCTTGATAAGGAGGATATCCGTAATGAAGAGGGGTTTCTGATCAAACTTACGGTGAATCATGCTATTAATCTGAAGAATAGGAAGAGCAAAATGATAGCGGATAAAGTATGGCTTCCTGAGCCGGTTTCTACTGAAAACATGGCCTTTAACATTGATCGGGAGATGATTCTGTCTTATTCTTTATTGGTGCTGCTGGAGAAGTTAACGGCCAGGGAACGGGCTGTATTTGTATTAAAAGAGGCCTTTGATTATTCTCATCAGGAAATGGCTGAGACTTTTGGATTTTCGGTGGAAAACTCACGAAAGCTACTCAGCCGTGCGAAAAGTAAGCTGACCGATTATAAAACTGAGAGGCGATTCAACAAGCCAGTGGATAATTCCTTCATAGAAAAATATGTATATGCTATGAAGGAGGCCGATATTGACGCCCTAGAGAAACTGTTATCAGAAGATATATTATTGGCTGCCGATGGTGGTGAAGACATTAAGGTGGTGAGAGAACTGACTACCGGCGTTAGGGCTGCTTCTAAATTATTACTTTATGTGTACAAGGCGTTTTTAAATGGATTGGAATTTAAGGTAGGACAAGTAAACCACCAGCCCGCTATTTTCTTTTATCAAAATGGTGGATTATATAACTGTCAGGTGTTTGAAGTGGAAGCCGGAAAGATTAAAGGCATTTATTCCATTATTGACCCGAGTAAGCTGGGGCAAGAGGTTTAA
- the dnaE gene encoding DNA polymerase III subunit alpha, whose amino-acid sequence MYIVFDTETTGLPHSYSAPITDLDNWPRLVQLAWQLHDEKGKLLSNHNYIVKPEGFTIPYNSEKVHGISTKRAMEEGHDLKEVLDIFSKDLDRATIVVGHNIEFDNKIVGTEYVRKDQLPKGEELQEKEKIDTSEVSKEFCQLQGGIGGRLKAPKLIELHEKLFGVGFGDAHDAAYDVDATAKCFFGLITEKVVPTINDIPVEEVIYEAPKLDEANFSKSEKKKTVTYGGDKAAAQKIDKPFVHMHVHTQFSVLQAVPDIKGLVAKAKEYNMPAVALTDLGNMFGAFKFVREAIANEIKPIVGCEFYVAEERTKLKFTKDNPDKRFNQVLIAKNKKGYHNLAKLSSLAYMEGLYGIYPRIDKDLIKEYSEDVIALTGGLQCEVPNLILNVGEHQAEEAFQWYLEVFKEDFYVELLRHGERAGQGLEEENRVNEVLLDFARKYHVKVIAANDVYYINQKDSEAHDVLLCVKEGEMKSTPIGRGRGFRFGFPNDQFYFKSQEEMKVIFSDMPEAIENLSELIDKIETFKLDRDVLLPAFDIPEQFKHPDDEKDGGKRGENAFLRHLTYEGANKRYEEITDEIRERLDFELQTIENTGYPGYFLIVQDFTSKAREIGVSVGPGRGSAAGSAVAYCIGITNVDPIAYDLLFERFLNPDRVSLPDIDIDFDDEGRESVIQYVIDKYGRNQVAQIITYGTMAAKSSIRDAARVMELSLAEANDLAKLIPEKPGTSLDKAFKEVKELEQMRHGKDLKAKVLNQAKILEGSVRSTGTHACGVIITPDDLTKFIPVSTAKDSPMLITQFDNSVVENAGMLKMDFLGLKTLTIIKSAIANVKKRHGIEIDIDTISLEDTKTYELYQRGETNGTFQFESPGMQKHLRALKPDKFEDLIAMNALYRPGPMEYIPNFIARKHGDEEITYDIDDMSEYLAETYGITVYQEQVMLLSQKLAGFSKGDADVLRKAMGKKIFALLEKLKPKFVEGGKEKGHDPKILEKVWKDWEAFAAYAFNKSHSTCYSLVAYQTAYLKAHYPAEYMAAVLTHNQSNIEKVTFFMEECRNQSIKVLGPHINQSAVNFAVNEDGEIRFGLGAIKGSGEAAVESIIQEREANGPFKDIFDFAERINLRTVNKKTFECLAMSGAFDCFEEFHRRQYLQAPEGDQTLIEKVIKYANKMQMEAESSQASLFGGDSGVDTPKPKIPNMEPFGEIEKLNIEKDVVGLYISGHPLDDFAFEIESFCNTELNQLNDLTQLTGKEVRIAGVVSSFAHRTTKGGKPFGTLTMEDYNGNFTFFLFGDDYIKFKEYLMQGWFLYIQGSATERRWGDKSLEFKIRTIELLNDLRDKKTKGVMINVKLEEITEEIVLKLESICEQYRGECTFHLNLVDTHENIGVELMSRKYKVNPSNEMMKEIKDIPELQCRVMV is encoded by the coding sequence ATGTATATAGTTTTTGATACCGAAACCACAGGTTTACCGCATAGTTATAGTGCTCCCATCACTGATCTGGATAACTGGCCCAGGCTGGTGCAGCTCGCTTGGCAGCTACATGATGAGAAAGGTAAGCTCCTGTCTAATCATAACTATATTGTAAAGCCGGAAGGGTTCACCATTCCCTATAACTCTGAAAAAGTTCATGGTATTTCTACCAAAAGAGCTATGGAAGAGGGCCATGACCTAAAAGAGGTTCTGGATATTTTCTCTAAAGATCTCGATAGAGCTACCATAGTTGTCGGTCATAATATTGAGTTCGATAATAAAATTGTAGGTACTGAGTATGTTCGAAAAGATCAGTTACCTAAAGGAGAAGAACTTCAGGAAAAGGAAAAGATAGATACTTCTGAAGTATCTAAAGAGTTTTGTCAGCTGCAAGGTGGTATAGGTGGTAGGCTCAAGGCTCCAAAACTAATAGAGCTACACGAAAAGCTCTTTGGTGTTGGTTTTGGCGATGCTCACGATGCTGCATATGACGTTGACGCTACCGCAAAATGTTTTTTCGGCCTAATCACCGAGAAAGTAGTACCTACCATCAATGACATTCCGGTAGAAGAAGTAATCTACGAAGCGCCGAAGCTGGACGAAGCCAACTTTTCTAAATCAGAAAAGAAAAAAACCGTTACCTATGGTGGTGATAAAGCGGCTGCCCAGAAAATAGATAAGCCGTTTGTACACATGCACGTGCATACGCAGTTCTCTGTACTACAGGCCGTTCCCGACATTAAAGGTCTGGTAGCCAAGGCGAAAGAATATAATATGCCGGCTGTAGCACTCACCGATTTGGGTAACATGTTCGGTGCCTTCAAGTTTGTGCGTGAGGCTATAGCCAATGAAATAAAGCCGATTGTTGGTTGTGAATTTTATGTAGCTGAAGAAAGAACCAAACTAAAATTTACTAAAGACAATCCCGATAAAAGATTTAATCAGGTACTCATTGCCAAAAACAAGAAGGGATACCATAACCTGGCCAAACTAAGCTCCTTAGCTTATATGGAAGGTCTTTATGGTATTTATCCGCGTATTGATAAAGACCTGATCAAGGAATATTCTGAAGATGTAATCGCCCTCACCGGTGGGTTACAATGTGAAGTACCTAACCTGATTCTTAACGTAGGTGAGCACCAGGCTGAGGAAGCATTTCAGTGGTACCTGGAAGTATTTAAAGAAGACTTCTACGTAGAGCTACTCCGTCATGGTGAGCGGGCAGGCCAGGGGCTGGAAGAAGAGAACCGTGTTAATGAAGTACTATTGGACTTCGCTAGAAAATACCATGTAAAGGTAATAGCGGCCAATGATGTATACTACATCAACCAGAAAGACTCTGAAGCACATGACGTACTGCTTTGTGTAAAAGAAGGTGAAATGAAGTCCACCCCAATTGGGCGAGGACGAGGCTTCCGATTTGGTTTCCCAAATGACCAGTTCTACTTCAAATCTCAGGAAGAGATGAAGGTGATTTTCAGTGACATGCCGGAAGCCATTGAAAACCTTTCTGAGCTCATCGATAAAATTGAAACCTTCAAACTAGACAGAGATGTACTTCTCCCGGCTTTCGACATACCAGAGCAGTTCAAGCATCCTGATGATGAAAAAGATGGTGGTAAAAGAGGTGAAAATGCCTTTTTAAGACATCTTACTTACGAAGGAGCGAACAAAAGATATGAAGAGATCACCGATGAAATTCGCGAGCGTCTAGACTTTGAGCTGCAGACTATTGAAAACACCGGTTATCCTGGTTATTTCCTTATTGTACAGGATTTTACCAGTAAGGCCCGGGAGATTGGCGTTTCAGTAGGTCCCGGAAGGGGTTCAGCGGCTGGTTCGGCCGTAGCCTACTGTATCGGAATTACCAATGTCGATCCTATTGCATACGACCTACTTTTTGAGAGATTCCTGAATCCAGACAGGGTATCACTTCCCGATATTGATATTGACTTTGATGATGAAGGTCGTGAAAGCGTCATTCAATACGTAATTGATAAATATGGTCGAAATCAGGTAGCCCAGATCATTACATATGGTACCATGGCGGCCAAATCATCCATTAGAGATGCTGCCCGTGTAATGGAGCTTTCTTTGGCTGAAGCCAACGATCTGGCGAAATTGATACCTGAAAAGCCCGGAACATCGCTCGACAAAGCCTTTAAAGAAGTAAAGGAGTTGGAACAGATGCGCCATGGAAAAGACCTGAAAGCCAAGGTATTGAACCAGGCCAAAATTCTGGAAGGATCGGTAAGAAGTACTGGTACTCATGCCTGTGGTGTGATCATTACGCCTGATGACCTTACTAAGTTCATCCCGGTATCTACGGCTAAGGACTCTCCTATGCTTATCACACAGTTTGATAACAGTGTAGTAGAGAATGCAGGTATGTTGAAGATGGACTTCTTGGGTCTAAAAACACTTACCATTATAAAATCGGCCATTGCCAATGTTAAAAAGCGCCATGGCATAGAGATAGATATTGACACCATCTCCCTGGAAGACACCAAGACTTATGAGCTCTACCAGCGAGGAGAAACCAACGGTACATTCCAGTTTGAGTCTCCGGGTATGCAGAAGCACCTTCGCGCCCTGAAGCCCGATAAATTTGAAGACCTTATAGCCATGAACGCCCTGTATCGTCCGGGGCCGATGGAATATATTCCAAACTTTATCGCCAGAAAGCATGGTGATGAAGAGATTACTTATGACATAGACGATATGTCAGAATATCTGGCTGAAACCTACGGAATTACGGTATATCAGGAGCAAGTAATGCTTCTGAGCCAGAAGCTGGCTGGCTTCTCCAAAGGTGATGCGGACGTTCTGCGTAAGGCCATGGGTAAGAAAATCTTTGCCTTACTGGAAAAGCTGAAACCTAAGTTTGTAGAAGGAGGTAAAGAAAAGGGCCACGATCCTAAAATACTTGAAAAAGTATGGAAAGACTGGGAAGCCTTTGCCGCTTACGCCTTTAACAAATCACACTCTACTTGTTACTCCCTTGTAGCCTATCAAACGGCTTACCTGAAAGCCCATTACCCGGCAGAATATATGGCAGCCGTGCTTACTCATAACCAGAGTAACATAGAAAAGGTAACGTTCTTCATGGAAGAATGTAGAAATCAAAGTATCAAGGTATTAGGTCCACATATCAATCAGTCAGCGGTAAACTTTGCGGTGAACGAAGATGGCGAAATTCGCTTTGGACTAGGTGCCATCAAAGGTAGTGGTGAAGCAGCAGTAGAATCCATTATTCAGGAAAGAGAAGCCAATGGCCCTTTTAAAGATATTTTTGATTTTGCTGAACGCATCAACCTGAGAACAGTAAACAAGAAAACCTTCGAATGCCTAGCCATGTCCGGTGCTTTCGACTGTTTTGAAGAGTTCCACAGACGCCAATACTTGCAAGCTCCTGAAGGCGACCAAACGCTGATTGAGAAGGTTATTAAGTATGCCAACAAAATGCAAATGGAGGCCGAGAGCTCTCAGGCCAGCCTATTTGGTGGCGATTCCGGTGTGGATACTCCTAAGCCGAAGATTCCTAACATGGAGCCTTTCGGCGAAATAGAGAAATTGAACATCGAAAAAGATGTGGTAGGACTCTATATCTCCGGCCACCCGTTAGATGATTTTGCTTTTGAAATAGAAAGCTTCTGCAACACAGAACTGAACCAGCTCAATGACTTGACACAACTCACTGGAAAAGAAGTGAGGATAGCTGGTGTGGTATCGTCTTTTGCACATAGAACAACTAAAGGTGGTAAACCGTTTGGTACATTAACCATGGAGGACTACAACGGTAATTTCACCTTCTTCCTCTTTGGTGATGATTACATCAAGTTCAAGGAGTATTTGATGCAAGGTTGGTTCTTATACATTCAAGGTAGCGCTACAGAGCGTCGCTGGGGTGATAAGAGTCTGGAATTCAAGATAAGAACTATAGAATTATTAAATGATCTTCGTGATAAAAAGACTAAAGGCGTAATGATTAACGTTAAGCTGGAAGAGATCACAGAAGAGATCGTATTAAAATTAGAGAGTATTTGTGAGCAATATCGGGGAGAATGCACCTTCCATTTAAACCTGGTAGACACTCATGAAAATATCGGAGTTGAGCTTATGTCTAGGAAATACAAGGTAAATCCTAGTAATGAAATGATGAAGGAGATAAAGGACATACCAGAGCTTCAATGCAGAGTTATGGTATAA
- a CDS encoding AI-2E family transporter, with amino-acid sequence MKRDNSFLYRVTVILLLISLSLGLLVVARDFLYPICLGMLFSFLIYPFARLLEKAGLPRVPATLLSIISGILIFAAGMFLLYKQAIVFVEDFPKLKHQALVNINHLQLQIDELTGVSGEPQRWWLRDKVAAIFNNSGNMMETVFNATTGTVVKMGLQPVFIFFMLYYRDRFRKFMFLVAGKKHKYKMGKILLEVSEITKSYIGGVFIVVTILCFLNSIGLMIIGVEYAIMFGILSAVMNFIPYFGTLIGAAIPLAYTLVSDEPGNAIGVIILFIIIQFLENNILTPGITGGRVAINPLFTILVIIAGGMIWGVPGMFMSVPFAGMFKVVCYHYKSLRPLAFVMSKNKGADLGRRMQMLKNWIKRKAD; translated from the coding sequence ATGAAACGCGACAACTCCTTCCTTTACAGGGTTACAGTTATTCTATTGTTGATCAGTTTATCTCTTGGTTTATTAGTCGTAGCCAGAGATTTTTTATATCCCATTTGTCTGGGGATGTTATTTTCATTTCTAATCTATCCCTTTGCCAGGTTGCTTGAAAAGGCTGGTCTGCCAAGAGTGCCGGCAACCTTGCTATCGATCATTTCAGGGATTTTGATTTTTGCAGCGGGAATGTTCTTGCTTTATAAGCAAGCGATTGTCTTTGTGGAAGATTTTCCTAAACTCAAGCATCAGGCCTTGGTTAATATCAATCATTTGCAATTGCAGATAGATGAGCTGACAGGAGTGTCAGGAGAGCCTCAGAGATGGTGGCTGAGAGATAAAGTTGCTGCCATCTTTAACAACAGCGGTAATATGATGGAGACAGTATTCAATGCTACCACCGGTACCGTGGTGAAGATGGGACTGCAGCCAGTATTCATTTTCTTTATGCTTTATTACCGTGATCGTTTTCGCAAGTTTATGTTTCTGGTGGCGGGTAAAAAGCACAAATACAAAATGGGTAAGATTCTCTTAGAGGTATCAGAAATTACCAAGAGTTATATAGGCGGAGTATTTATAGTAGTAACTATCTTATGTTTTCTGAATTCTATTGGCTTGATGATTATTGGTGTAGAGTACGCCATCATGTTTGGTATTCTCAGTGCTGTGATGAATTTTATACCTTATTTCGGTACTCTAATTGGTGCTGCCATTCCATTGGCTTATACATTGGTATCTGATGAGCCAGGCAACGCCATCGGTGTCATTATCCTATTCATCATTATCCAGTTTTTAGAGAATAACATTCTCACACCAGGAATTACCGGCGGTAGGGTAGCAATAAATCCTCTATTTACTATTCTTGTGATTATAGCCGGAGGTATGATATGGGGCGTGCCAGGCATGTTCATGAGCGTACCTTTTGCAGGCATGTTCAAGGTAGTTTGTTACCACTATAAATCATTAAGGCCCCTCGCTTTTGTTATGTCCAAAAACAAAGGGGCTGACTTGGGCCGGCGCATGCAAATGCTGAAAAATTGGATTAAACGAAAGGCGGACTAA
- the trxA gene encoding thioredoxin — MSKAIEITDSNFEEIIGSDKPVLVDFWAEWCGPCKMIGPVVEELAGDYDGKAVVGKVNVDENPNISAKFGIRSIPTLLVFKGGEVVDKQVGAVPKGVLAQKLDAQVA; from the coding sequence ATGAGCAAAGCAATAGAAATCACTGATTCTAATTTTGAAGAGATCATTGGCAGCGATAAGCCAGTATTAGTGGACTTCTGGGCTGAATGGTGCGGACCATGTAAAATGATCGGACCTGTTGTTGAAGAATTAGCTGGCGATTATGACGGCAAGGCAGTAGTAGGTAAAGTTAATGTAGACGAGAACCCTAACATTTCTGCTAAATTCGGAATCAGAAGCATTCCTACCCTTTTAGTTTTCAAAGGTGGTGAAGTTGTAGATAAGCAGGTAGGTGCTGTGCCTAAAGGTGTTTTAGCTCAAAAGCTAGATGCTCAAGTGGCATAA
- a CDS encoding NUDIX domain-containing protein — MPIKQNILLTVDAVIFNEPDAYDRSVVLVKRKNDPFKGLWTLPGGFVEDDEDLSVAAARELEEETSVGIDHTSLVQLGAFGTPGRDPRGRAVSVAFAGEMTASEHQLVGADDAEAAEWFPVNDLPELAFDHADIIRAALEKLKV; from the coding sequence ATGCCGATTAAACAAAATATACTATTAACAGTAGATGCAGTAATATTTAATGAACCAGATGCCTATGATAGATCAGTTGTACTGGTGAAGCGCAAGAACGATCCTTTCAAAGGACTCTGGACGCTGCCAGGAGGGTTTGTGGAAGATGATGAAGACCTGTCAGTGGCTGCAGCGAGAGAACTTGAGGAAGAAACCAGTGTAGGCATAGATCACACTAGCTTAGTGCAGTTAGGGGCTTTTGGAACACCAGGACGAGATCCTAGAGGTAGAGCGGTGTCTGTTGCGTTTGCCGGAGAAATGACTGCATCTGAGCATCAGCTAGTAGGTGCAGATGATGCTGAGGCAGCCGAATGGTTTCCAGTGAATGATTTGCCCGAACTCGCCTTTGACCATGCTGATATTATTAGAGCAGCTTTAGAGAAGCTAAAGGTATAA